Proteins co-encoded in one Bremerella sp. TYQ1 genomic window:
- a CDS encoding TrlF family AAA-like ATPase, producing MSVINIESFQSGSHWRRWNPHLHAPGTLLNDQFAGDWEGYLNAIEKAMPAVEVLGVTDYLCIDTYKAVWNYKNAGRLKNVQFMFPNVEFRLTIETDKRKGINLHLLFSPDDPSHIERIEGALLSLAFEYQGSPYRCTPSDFERLGRAHNGLLTDNMAARREGANQFKVTLEDLRKLFRGDKWVLDNCVIGVAASSNDGTAGLQADASFSALRQEIEGFANVIFSSNAKTREFWLGKSTAADVLKLTSVYGGVKPCLHGCDAHSVAKTCKPDDNRYCWIKGDPSFETLRQALLEPEARVWIGEHAPTRHDASQCIERLSTKKTPWIKNDSIPFNNGLVAIIGSRGSGKTALADILAIGSNVTSPLDLPTSFIHRASNPVNYLNEAEIHTFWGDGTSVPRWMNLRLRDAGEESVRYLSQQFVEQLCSAEGLAIELRKEIERVVFDATEPADRCDAGSFEELAEVYLKPVRRNREVAQESIENTSGQVNAEELLHARIPTIEREQKERLARIAKFKGEMATLIPTDKEEHAKTLARLEAALLKMNLEVEKLNRSKLRVQDLYREVDNTRKKIAPQELNTLMISFSETGLSAEDWIGFEMVFKGDVDSILNERAATIGKHIQSILNGDGTAPDLSTVPYEKWPMNILRTARDKAKEQVGLDARKQQRYNQLQQQVAADEKQQEKSVLELADAKGAEARRVNLVERRRELYVEVFQSFLDEKQILEDLYAPLQLTLKDATGSLKRLRLSVSRDIDVSKWINAGEQLLDLRKESELRGHGALQKHVEKLLLPAWQAGTAEDVGAAMQEFIRTTYPEVLKAMPTTITPSKRPAWIQQVATWFYSTEHIEMQYSITYDGVAIEQLSPGTRGIVLLLLYLVIDAQDRRPLIIDQPEENLDPKSVFEELVPHFREARKRRQVIIVTHNANLVVNTDADQVIVAASETNVDGGLPNVTYRCGAIENPSIRKAVCEILEGGEQAFLDRERRYRLQRKIEVEE from the coding sequence ATGAGCGTAATTAATATAGAGTCTTTTCAAAGCGGTTCGCATTGGCGTCGTTGGAATCCACATTTACATGCACCCGGCACACTACTAAACGATCAATTTGCTGGCGACTGGGAGGGATATCTGAATGCCATTGAAAAGGCTATGCCAGCAGTCGAGGTTTTAGGAGTAACCGATTATCTTTGTATCGATACATACAAAGCCGTTTGGAACTACAAAAATGCTGGAAGACTTAAAAATGTCCAGTTCATGTTTCCAAATGTCGAATTTCGATTGACCATCGAAACTGACAAGCGAAAGGGAATTAACCTCCATCTGCTCTTTAGTCCCGATGACCCCAGCCACATCGAACGTATCGAAGGGGCATTACTAAGTCTTGCATTCGAGTACCAAGGCAGCCCGTATCGCTGTACTCCTTCGGACTTTGAGCGGCTTGGTCGCGCTCATAATGGCCTTCTGACAGATAATATGGCCGCACGTCGCGAGGGTGCCAATCAATTCAAGGTCACTCTTGAAGACCTGAGAAAGCTCTTTAGGGGTGATAAGTGGGTGTTAGATAACTGCGTAATTGGTGTCGCAGCAAGCAGCAATGATGGCACTGCTGGCCTCCAGGCAGATGCATCGTTTTCGGCTTTGCGACAAGAGATTGAGGGTTTTGCAAATGTGATATTCTCGTCGAATGCAAAGACCCGTGAGTTTTGGCTTGGGAAGAGCACCGCCGCAGATGTTCTAAAGTTGACGTCGGTTTATGGTGGCGTTAAGCCATGCTTGCACGGATGCGATGCTCACTCGGTCGCAAAGACTTGCAAGCCAGATGACAATAGATATTGCTGGATCAAAGGAGATCCATCATTTGAGACTCTTAGACAAGCACTATTGGAGCCTGAAGCTAGAGTTTGGATTGGGGAACATGCTCCTACACGCCATGATGCAAGTCAGTGTATCGAACGCCTATCCACGAAGAAAACACCGTGGATAAAGAATGATTCGATTCCGTTTAATAATGGCCTCGTGGCAATAATTGGTTCCCGTGGATCAGGAAAGACTGCACTAGCGGACATTCTTGCCATAGGATCGAATGTCACCTCCCCACTCGATTTGCCGACATCTTTTATTCATCGTGCATCCAATCCGGTCAATTACCTAAACGAAGCGGAGATTCATACCTTCTGGGGCGACGGGACAAGTGTTCCGCGATGGATGAATCTACGCCTGAGAGATGCTGGTGAAGAATCAGTGCGATATTTGTCTCAGCAATTCGTCGAGCAACTTTGTTCTGCTGAGGGATTGGCAATAGAACTTAGAAAGGAAATTGAACGCGTCGTATTTGATGCAACTGAGCCAGCAGATCGGTGCGATGCGGGCTCCTTTGAAGAGCTTGCGGAAGTCTACTTGAAGCCAGTTCGCAGGAATCGGGAAGTTGCCCAAGAATCCATCGAAAACACGTCCGGCCAAGTCAACGCCGAGGAGTTACTTCATGCCAGAATTCCCACTATCGAAAGAGAGCAAAAAGAGAGATTGGCGAGAATTGCGAAATTCAAAGGCGAAATGGCTACCTTGATCCCCACTGACAAAGAAGAGCATGCAAAGACGCTTGCAAGACTTGAAGCAGCCCTATTAAAGATGAACCTTGAGGTAGAGAAACTGAATCGCTCAAAGCTTCGAGTACAAGACCTCTATCGAGAAGTGGACAACACCAGAAAGAAAATCGCTCCGCAAGAACTGAATACTCTAATGATTTCCTTCTCGGAGACCGGTCTATCAGCCGAGGATTGGATTGGCTTTGAAATGGTGTTCAAGGGCGATGTCGATTCGATTCTGAATGAGAGAGCGGCCACTATCGGGAAGCATATCCAATCTATTCTAAACGGAGATGGGACGGCACCCGACCTTTCCACTGTACCGTATGAAAAATGGCCAATGAATATCCTGAGAACGGCACGCGACAAGGCCAAGGAGCAAGTCGGGTTGGATGCACGAAAACAACAACGCTACAACCAACTTCAACAGCAGGTAGCTGCCGATGAGAAGCAGCAGGAGAAATCTGTACTCGAACTAGCAGATGCCAAAGGTGCCGAAGCTCGACGAGTGAATCTTGTGGAACGACGACGGGAGTTATACGTCGAAGTATTTCAATCGTTTCTCGATGAGAAACAGATTCTAGAAGACTTGTATGCGCCACTTCAGTTAACGCTTAAGGACGCGACAGGGTCTCTGAAAAGGCTACGGCTCTCCGTCTCTCGCGACATAGATGTTAGCAAATGGATAAACGCTGGTGAGCAGCTTCTCGATCTTCGCAAAGAGTCAGAACTTCGCGGTCATGGGGCATTGCAGAAACATGTCGAGAAGTTGTTGTTGCCCGCATGGCAAGCCGGAACGGCAGAAGATGTCGGTGCGGCCATGCAAGAATTCATCAGAACGACTTACCCTGAAGTGCTTAAGGCGATGCCCACAACAATTACCCCAAGCAAGCGACCAGCATGGATTCAGCAGGTTGCAACTTGGTTTTACAGCACTGAACATATCGAAATGCAATACAGCATTACATATGACGGAGTTGCCATTGAACAGCTTTCACCGGGTACTCGCGGAATCGTCTTGCTGCTTTTGTACCTTGTAATTGATGCACAAGATCGACGCCCTCTTATAATCGATCAGCCTGAAGAGAATCTTGATCCCAAGTCCGTCTTTGAGGAATTGGTCCCTCATTTCAGAGAAGCAAGGAAGAGACGACAGGTCATTATTGTTACCCACAATGCGAATCTAGTTGTTAATACTGATGCCGATCAAGTAATCGTCGCTGCATCAGAGACAAATGTCGATGGCGGATTGCCCAATGTTACCTACCGATGCGGGGCGATCGAAAATCCCAGCATCAGGAAAGCCGTATGCGAGATTCTAGAAGGAGGAGAACAGGCATTTCTTGATCGCGAACGCAGATATAGATTACAGCGGAAAATCGAGGTTGAAGAATGA
- a CDS encoding DUF3322 domain-containing protein: MKSPGELRVVARRQWENPTLRESRLLGGASAWPLRFSIGRPSPRKLSGALDDVKQHIEAWRQVRIGQVVWEPTQYRAASTPVDIPVTWQFSKPSEWIEAAGEYSVRQEFQSMATLVKQTATEFHSLFVRRRSLWLGKPLDEVLQASSLAMAISPGCAQGQPLRTISLAGIDTKFFERNSRLVTALLDVRFDGEVSRIGLESFLGAFREGDRWLLVVDLDGSLLPFRKMRVRASELKEVGLPGSCLLVIENESCQHHLPEAKDTIAVLGAGFDLSWTEGRWLVTKKVAYWGDIDSWGLQFLAKARTAIPHLEPLLMTMQDFDEFKQSAVCEPVVAGTRVPDGLSDVEQELYVRLLGERQGRLEQEFLPLNKVKQRITDWLTRTS, from the coding sequence ATGAAATCTCCAGGGGAACTGAGGGTTGTAGCACGGCGACAATGGGAGAACCCAACCTTACGGGAGTCGCGGCTTCTGGGCGGAGCGTCTGCATGGCCATTGCGTTTCTCTATTGGACGACCTTCGCCACGAAAACTCAGTGGTGCTCTTGATGACGTTAAACAGCACATCGAAGCGTGGCGGCAAGTACGAATTGGTCAGGTCGTGTGGGAGCCGACTCAGTATCGCGCAGCGTCGACACCAGTCGATATCCCAGTCACATGGCAGTTCTCAAAACCGAGTGAGTGGATCGAAGCGGCTGGCGAATACTCGGTGCGTCAAGAGTTCCAATCGATGGCGACTCTCGTTAAGCAAACTGCTACTGAATTCCATTCGCTTTTTGTCCGTAGAAGATCGCTCTGGTTGGGTAAACCGCTTGACGAAGTCTTACAAGCATCGAGCCTCGCGATGGCGATCTCACCAGGCTGCGCTCAAGGCCAGCCGTTGCGAACGATCTCACTGGCAGGTATTGACACCAAATTCTTCGAACGCAATTCTAGGCTAGTCACCGCGTTGCTGGATGTCCGATTTGACGGTGAGGTTAGCCGTATTGGATTAGAGAGCTTCCTCGGAGCATTTCGAGAAGGTGATCGTTGGTTGTTAGTCGTGGATCTGGACGGCTCGCTTCTTCCGTTCAGAAAGATGCGTGTGCGTGCTTCTGAGTTGAAGGAAGTTGGTCTTCCCGGAAGTTGCCTGCTCGTCATTGAAAATGAATCTTGTCAACATCACCTTCCTGAAGCAAAGGATACTATTGCAGTATTGGGCGCTGGATTCGACTTGAGCTGGACAGAGGGGCGGTGGCTGGTCACCAAAAAGGTTGCCTATTGGGGTGACATCGATAGTTGGGGACTACAGTTCTTGGCGAAGGCACGGACAGCGATTCCACATCTAGAACCCCTCCTGATGACGATGCAAGACTTTGATGAGTTTAAACAATCAGCAGTGTGCGAACCCGTCGTGGCTGGCACCAGAGTTCCTGACGGTCTTTCGGACGTAGAGCAGGAGCTATACGTTCGTTTGCTTGGCGAAAGGCAAGGAAGACTCGAGCAGGAGTTTCTGCCATTAAACAAAGTAAAACAGCGAATTACGGACTGGCTGACTCGCACGAGTTGA
- a CDS encoding ATP-binding protein, producing MMLERPNSQPATSRNEQQNLFADESDFDHVTNTGPESSYLLSQLEVYNWGPFRGIHRAQFDPAGTAIIGPTGSGKTTLVDALMTLLVASPRYNLASTGGHESDRTLIEYVRGVLGGDGAEGRQEVARPGKTMSGICATYISGEQVLRLAALFWTEGSGNSAEDLKRRWVFSLAQDHTFEKWLRMLNDDGVRHLLKIGRETAGLRFFESKRSYLERARKFFDVGENAFTLLNRAAGLKQLNSIDEIFRELVLDDKSAFDRAIEVAAEFDNLAAIHAELELAKQQQESLVPVFNEYNSLKQALTKTNDCRLLKRTLPVWFACYADRQWGEKVDQLGTLLQSSKNELEKLCKTEVEHGLFVDTLREKYLLLGGNVIGELENTIAIQTQVRDTRRQSADQYRQLIGRLQLADDLTLETFNSNQQALKERFECESVAKEELYDLVLKADSFLRQKESIAREIEQTLVKVRQRPGSNIPPKYQEFRTELSNQLSLADNELPYLAELVEVSSTETIWRGAIERAIGSERLRILVPRSHMRQALEWVNHRDNRLHVRLLDADAPARSGRLNIFEDGFVRKLNFKTHPLSEAARQLLSERDLHCVSSAKDLQNVEHGLTKEGMMSGRRGKFEKQDQRSLSQDWMTGFDNKDQLVSLAGQLQSAALEVASAKQDYEGKKQKLKAADELLRMIDVLLQLDFTSVDLPSAAAALAKSVDRLALLRAPDSDVILAKVEFDKENKQLASIQKSINELRLRINRDESQYEHAKREQVKARARIGSAAEEVDLELAERKIRLSPNVLVEDLYDEERKWAKIVEEKLLKHVDREKEIEKQLVRRMGIAKHIDSGSLADVGTEVDDVPQYLERLRVLNEEALPEKRARFLEYLNRSSDQGVTQLLASIDEEVDAIEQRISELNHTLVKVDFREGRYLQLQPQRIKDERLRALNIAMQKVRSAALKDDNGESHFRALQGMVAILREAGENRRLQGSKALLDPRFRLQFFVVEVDRKSGDRSPPRTGSQSGSGGEKELMASHILTASLSYALCPAGASRPLYGTVILDEAFSKSSPSAASRIIEALRIFSLHPIFVTPNKEIGLLKQHTRKVICVQRPNKDASLTSISWEKLEQLARTQ from the coding sequence ATGATGCTAGAGCGTCCTAATTCTCAACCTGCAACGTCTCGCAACGAACAACAGAATCTCTTCGCGGACGAAAGCGATTTTGACCATGTAACTAATACGGGACCAGAGTCTTCATACCTGTTGAGTCAGCTGGAAGTCTACAATTGGGGACCGTTTCGGGGTATTCATAGGGCGCAATTTGACCCTGCCGGAACTGCCATCATTGGTCCAACCGGCAGCGGAAAAACGACTCTCGTCGACGCTCTCATGACGCTATTGGTTGCATCGCCACGCTACAACCTAGCATCCACTGGAGGGCATGAGAGTGACCGGACGTTAATCGAGTATGTGCGTGGTGTGCTTGGCGGCGACGGAGCTGAGGGGAGGCAAGAAGTCGCGCGTCCTGGAAAAACGATGAGCGGTATTTGCGCGACGTACATCAGTGGCGAACAAGTACTTCGGTTGGCGGCGCTGTTTTGGACGGAAGGCAGTGGCAACTCTGCTGAGGATCTGAAGCGAAGGTGGGTGTTCTCTCTCGCGCAAGATCACACCTTTGAGAAGTGGCTTCGTATGCTTAACGACGACGGAGTCCGCCATCTTCTAAAAATAGGCCGCGAGACGGCTGGTCTACGATTCTTTGAGAGCAAGCGATCCTACTTGGAACGCGCCCGAAAATTCTTCGATGTTGGCGAGAACGCATTCACGCTTCTCAACCGTGCGGCTGGATTGAAACAGCTCAATAGCATTGATGAGATTTTTCGAGAGTTGGTTCTCGATGACAAATCTGCTTTTGATCGCGCTATCGAGGTTGCTGCCGAGTTTGACAACCTTGCAGCAATCCACGCGGAGCTGGAATTAGCAAAACAACAACAAGAGTCACTCGTGCCGGTATTCAACGAATACAACAGTCTAAAACAAGCCCTCACCAAAACCAACGATTGTCGACTTCTCAAACGCACCCTTCCAGTTTGGTTCGCATGCTATGCTGACCGCCAATGGGGTGAAAAAGTCGATCAACTCGGGACACTTCTTCAGTCATCCAAGAACGAGCTTGAAAAACTCTGCAAGACAGAAGTAGAACACGGCCTTTTTGTTGATACTCTTCGCGAGAAGTATTTGTTGCTAGGTGGGAATGTTATCGGTGAGTTAGAAAACACGATTGCCATTCAAACGCAAGTTCGCGATACACGCCGACAAAGTGCTGACCAGTATCGCCAGCTGATTGGACGACTTCAACTCGCAGACGACTTGACTCTTGAGACATTTAATTCAAATCAACAAGCCCTTAAAGAGCGTTTTGAATGCGAGTCAGTTGCGAAAGAGGAACTCTATGATCTCGTATTAAAGGCAGATTCGTTTTTGCGCCAAAAAGAATCCATCGCAAGAGAAATTGAACAAACTCTGGTCAAAGTGAGACAAAGGCCTGGCTCCAACATTCCACCTAAGTACCAGGAATTTAGAACGGAGCTATCAAACCAACTGTCACTAGCTGATAATGAATTGCCTTACCTCGCCGAACTTGTTGAAGTTAGCTCTACTGAAACCATTTGGCGCGGTGCTATCGAGCGAGCAATCGGTTCAGAGAGATTGCGCATCCTTGTTCCTCGATCACATATGAGACAGGCATTGGAGTGGGTGAATCACCGCGACAATAGGTTGCACGTACGGCTTTTGGATGCCGATGCTCCCGCTCGCAGTGGTCGTCTCAATATCTTTGAAGATGGCTTTGTTCGGAAACTCAATTTTAAAACTCATCCTCTTTCGGAAGCGGCAAGACAGCTTCTCTCTGAACGTGACTTGCACTGCGTCAGTTCGGCGAAGGATTTGCAGAATGTCGAACATGGCCTGACCAAGGAGGGTATGATGTCTGGTCGCCGTGGGAAATTCGAGAAACAGGATCAACGTAGCTTGAGCCAAGACTGGATGACAGGCTTCGACAATAAAGATCAGCTTGTGTCCCTCGCAGGCCAACTTCAATCTGCCGCATTGGAAGTGGCGTCAGCCAAGCAGGATTATGAAGGGAAGAAGCAAAAACTCAAAGCTGCAGATGAGCTTTTGAGAATGATCGATGTGCTCCTTCAACTTGACTTCACTTCTGTAGATTTGCCCAGCGCAGCGGCTGCCTTAGCGAAAAGCGTTGATCGACTGGCACTACTAAGGGCACCAGATTCCGACGTTATCTTGGCAAAAGTAGAGTTCGACAAAGAGAACAAGCAACTTGCTTCGATTCAAAAGTCAATTAATGAACTCAGGCTGAGGATCAATCGGGATGAATCGCAATACGAACATGCAAAGCGGGAACAGGTGAAGGCTCGAGCTCGGATTGGTTCAGCTGCTGAGGAGGTCGACCTAGAACTAGCGGAACGAAAGATAAGACTGTCCCCTAATGTTTTGGTTGAGGACTTATACGACGAAGAACGTAAGTGGGCAAAGATTGTCGAAGAAAAGCTGCTAAAGCATGTCGACCGAGAAAAAGAAATTGAGAAGCAGCTCGTGCGTCGTATGGGGATAGCAAAGCATATCGATAGCGGTAGCTTAGCGGATGTCGGCACGGAAGTCGATGACGTCCCGCAATACCTTGAACGCCTTAGGGTCTTGAATGAGGAAGCTTTGCCTGAAAAGCGCGCGCGATTCTTGGAGTACTTGAATCGTTCCTCGGACCAAGGAGTAACGCAACTTCTGGCGAGCATCGATGAAGAGGTAGATGCAATTGAACAGCGAATAAGCGAGCTGAATCATACGTTGGTAAAGGTCGACTTTCGCGAGGGGCGTTATCTTCAACTACAGCCGCAGAGGATCAAGGACGAGCGACTGCGGGCTCTTAATATCGCCATGCAGAAGGTGCGGAGTGCAGCACTAAAGGACGACAATGGAGAGAGTCATTTTCGAGCGCTACAGGGCATGGTAGCAATCCTTCGAGAAGCGGGAGAGAATCGCCGACTCCAAGGATCTAAGGCGCTGCTTGATCCGCGATTCCGCCTGCAATTTTTCGTTGTTGAGGTCGACCGCAAAAGCGGAGATCGTTCACCGCCGCGAACTGGTTCACAAAGCGGAAGTGGAGGCGAGAAGGAGCTCATGGCAAGTCATATTCTCACAGCGTCACTGAGCTATGCGTTGTGTCCGGCGGGCGCGTCGCGCCCGCTTTACGGCACTGTGATTCTGGATGAAGCGTTTTCCAAGAGTTCACCGTCAGCAGCCAGTCGCATTATCGAGGCGCTCCGTATTTTCAGCCTGCATCCAATCTTCGTAACTCCGAACAAAGAAATTGGTTTGTTAAAGCAGCATACGCGGAAGGTTATTTGCGTGCAGCGTCCAAATAAAGATGCAAGCCTGACCTCCATCTCGTGGGAGAAACTTGAGCAGCTGGCACGAACACAATGA
- a CDS encoding DUF4194 domain-containing protein produces the protein MTNIFDQMASEEGPGDPTVEHALVTDDTPAQHSASVEDVGQTSPDIKAVVQELLKHGYVEETNRQELFRRIIIHQQSMSKALEPLDLTVRIDSHRGVAFLVIAPKSSLTRPSEVESDEDSWSHPLVRKQRLTLEQSLLVAVLRQAFVMHEQESGVGQSPAKIAVDELLPNFLAYFGESGSDSRDENRLLQLLDQLKAHGIVSEVDKKHEVTIRPLIAHLASPESLKQLLSILKDKKQPTSDADIPDGSVESA, from the coding sequence GTGACGAACATTTTTGACCAAATGGCATCGGAAGAGGGCCCAGGTGATCCAACTGTCGAACACGCACTTGTCACCGACGATACGCCTGCGCAACATTCAGCCAGTGTTGAGGATGTTGGACAAACATCTCCTGATATTAAGGCGGTCGTGCAGGAGTTACTCAAGCATGGATATGTTGAAGAGACGAATCGGCAAGAACTATTTCGCCGCATTATTATCCATCAACAGTCAATGAGCAAAGCATTGGAGCCACTCGATCTTACAGTGCGGATTGACTCCCATCGCGGCGTAGCTTTCTTGGTAATTGCCCCCAAATCGTCCTTGACTAGGCCGTCTGAGGTCGAATCTGATGAAGACAGCTGGAGTCATCCACTCGTAAGAAAACAGCGACTTACTCTGGAGCAGTCCTTGCTGGTAGCCGTCTTGCGGCAAGCATTTGTGATGCACGAACAGGAGTCTGGTGTCGGGCAGTCGCCAGCAAAGATTGCGGTCGATGAATTGCTCCCGAACTTCTTGGCCTATTTCGGCGAGTCGGGAAGTGACTCCAGGGACGAGAATCGGCTCCTCCAGTTGCTCGATCAACTCAAGGCTCACGGGATCGTTTCGGAGGTTGACAAGAAACATGAAGTCACGATCCGGCCGCTCATCGCTCACTTGGCAAGCCCGGAATCGCTGAAACAATTGCTCAGTATTTTGAAAGATAAAAAGCAGCCAACGAGTGACGCTGATATACCCGATGGCAGTGTGGAGAGTGCATGA
- a CDS encoding DUF3375 domain-containing protein translates to MSREIVQKYVSLRRNHSAWLLLASPKGPLILASLKNLIESNPAGVDFDEAVERLAAAFAEYSNDSEFDLDSDHPLEARRELRQWLKRGLIVERGGKILATDAFQRSLMFLESLEDHTMTSTASRLATVQRAIEILESQLSRSQSDREKSLQVRIELLNQELKAVQAGNFEVLDGSKAEEGIREVYQLAISLPADFRRVEDSYRDADRILRQRIISEKQNRGEIVDELLDGHAQLVQTVEGQVFESFYAQLVKSSELQEMKSRLRAILENDNTDRALGRKQKAELRQLVSRLVQESERVIQARARSERDVRGFLKSGLADEQMRVGALLQEIFQVALELDWQSQKMRRSASPLPPLAISIANLPVIERLLPKQVGDDSTDTLDLEVNEADPNAMDDEFWKAYHALNRTELFRQTLEYLQQLPNSPTIGDLALSLPPTHDLETLAFWLAMARQAGIPPEDATETIDLVDDKNEGTRFQVPTVKVNYEAVKNLKVESLE, encoded by the coding sequence ATGTCCAGAGAGATCGTCCAGAAGTATGTATCGCTCCGGCGAAACCATTCTGCATGGCTGCTCCTTGCTTCGCCAAAAGGTCCACTTATTCTCGCCAGCCTCAAGAATCTAATCGAGTCGAATCCAGCCGGTGTAGATTTCGATGAGGCAGTGGAACGATTGGCTGCCGCCTTTGCAGAATATTCAAACGACTCCGAGTTTGATCTCGACAGCGACCACCCATTAGAGGCCAGAAGAGAGCTAAGGCAGTGGTTGAAACGTGGCCTGATTGTAGAACGCGGTGGCAAGATTCTGGCGACCGATGCCTTTCAGCGATCCTTAATGTTTCTTGAATCACTCGAGGATCACACGATGACATCAACGGCTTCGCGGTTGGCCACAGTCCAGCGTGCGATCGAAATTCTCGAGTCCCAACTGAGCAGGAGCCAAAGCGATAGGGAGAAGTCTCTTCAAGTTCGGATTGAATTGTTGAATCAAGAATTGAAAGCTGTTCAAGCTGGAAATTTTGAAGTCCTTGATGGATCGAAGGCGGAGGAAGGAATCCGAGAAGTGTATCAACTAGCAATCAGCCTACCAGCTGATTTTCGACGAGTTGAAGATTCCTATCGTGATGCAGATCGAATTCTCCGCCAAAGAATCATTAGCGAGAAGCAAAACCGCGGCGAGATTGTCGATGAACTACTTGATGGGCATGCGCAGTTGGTCCAAACCGTAGAAGGGCAAGTTTTCGAGAGTTTTTACGCCCAACTGGTCAAATCATCCGAGCTTCAAGAGATGAAATCTCGACTGCGGGCAATCCTTGAAAATGACAACACGGACCGTGCACTTGGCAGGAAACAGAAAGCTGAACTTCGCCAATTGGTTTCACGACTGGTACAGGAATCCGAACGCGTTATTCAGGCGCGAGCTCGAAGCGAAAGGGACGTGCGCGGTTTTCTCAAGTCTGGCCTCGCGGACGAGCAGATGCGTGTGGGGGCGCTCTTGCAGGAAATATTCCAGGTAGCGTTGGAGCTAGATTGGCAATCGCAAAAAATGCGACGATCGGCTAGTCCGCTACCACCACTTGCTATATCAATCGCAAACTTACCAGTGATTGAACGTCTTCTTCCGAAACAAGTCGGCGACGACTCTACAGATACGCTGGACTTAGAAGTTAACGAAGCTGATCCAAACGCGATGGATGACGAGTTTTGGAAGGCATATCATGCGTTAAATCGAACGGAGCTATTCCGCCAAACACTTGAGTATCTACAGCAGCTCCCAAATTCACCAACGATTGGTGATTTAGCCCTGTCCCTTCCACCTACACATGATCTCGAAACTCTGGCGTTTTGGCTTGCGATGGCAAGGCAAGCCGGGATACCACCCGAAGATGCGACGGAAACCATCGATTTAGTTGACGACAAAAATGAAGGGACTCGGTTCCAGGTTCCTACTGTGAAGGTCAATTACGAGGCAGTGAAGAATCTAAAGGTGGAGAGTCTCGAGTGA